ATGCCCCTTATAGCAGCCAGGACCATTGCTTGAAGTGTCAGAGAAACCAGCTTCCCTGCCTCTTCAAACAGCGTGGTTTATCAAGCGTGACGCTGGAAGGCAGGAGTCAATTTGCTGCTGGATTGGAGTCAAGATAAGctggaagaaaggcaaaagagGAGCAGAATAGATCtgacctcttcctcctctctcctcaccCCAGCAGAGACCTCTGCATCCCCACACTCCAGCAGCAAACTGCACCCATGCATGCAGTCTGGAAAGTGTTGTGTTGCTGCAGGTCATCATTCCCTACTTGCCTTTTTAAGACTGTTATTTAGCACATCCTTTACATCATTCCTATCCAACCTGAACTAACTTGGAAGGAATCCTTTCAGTTTCACAGTGTTTTCGATGGGGGGAAACAGATGAAGATTTCCAAATACTGAGTAAACAAATGAAAGTTGTTTGataatgtttgttttcagaaatgcccAGAGATTGTGCCCATCACATTAGTCAAAGAACAACATATAGTGAGCTATGTAATGTCATAAACAGCACTCATCTATCCATGTTGTATAAGCCCAAGCAGACACCAGTACTGACATGTaccctttcctcctttcccccttgCTCTCTCTTTATGTTACAGTTGCCATCTGACTTTCAGGAAAGGGTCAGCATTCATCTGGAAAAACACGGGTGCAGCCTTTCTGTCCCCTTGTGCCACACATCTTACGCTGATACCATACCCACTTGCGTCATTGCCAAAGTACTGGAAAAACCAGATCCAAACAGCTTGTCTTCACACTTGTCAAGCCCATCTACAAGGGATCTCAGTTTTCAGGACTCTGCTGGAAAACTTGGACAAAGGCCCCAGTACAAGTCAGACATCTACTGCAGCGACACCGCCCTTTACTGCCCCGAGGAGcggaggagggagaggaggcagagTGTGGACACGCAAGTGAAGGACGTGGGGTTCCTGCGGTCCCAGAACTCCACGGACAGCACCGTCGAAGAAGACGGTTTCCATTCCAGCTTCTCTCACGAAGCCTTCCCAGAGTACATTACCTCTCTGCCGACCTCCAGCTCCTACTCCAGCTTCAGCGTCACATCCGAGGAGAAGGAGAACGCCCAAGCCAACACTCTGACAGCCTCTCAGCAGGCAATCTACATGAGCAACCGAGATGAACTGTTTGAAAGGAAGTCACCTGCAGGTTACGAGCATCAGGGAAGTCCTAGGTTTGCCAAGTCCAAACCTGTGCAGCACATGGAGCTTGCTGATGACAACGAGAACTCACCCACTTTTACTAGGACTCTGCCTCCGTATGCAAACGAACCTTTTCATTTCTCAGCCATAACACCACAGCAGGCTTTAGCAAACCAGAAAATGAGGAATGAGTGCAGGAGTACCCACCTTTCAGAAGAAGACCTGCCTGGGCGATGGAGGCAATTGAGCGTGGAGGATATTGGTGCGTACTCCTACAGGAATGCTGGCAGGCTGTCGCCCTGTAGTTTTTCAGAGCAGTACTACAGCAGCCCCATTAAGAAGGGAGACAGTCGAACAAGCCCCATCTACGCTAGCTACAAAGCAGACAGCTGCTCAGAGGGAGATGATATCTGCCAAAGCAGGCTTGTGGATTCTTGCTTCCTGAGAACAGACAGTGGCCTGAATATTGACATCAGCACTAGCTGTAAGCAGGACAAATTGCCCacttacaaaacaaaagaaccaagagaccaaaaaaatgaaaggatcACCGTCCAGTTATGCAGTAGCAAAAACATCGAAAATAGCCCAGTATTGAAAAGAGAATACGTGGACGTGAGCCCCAACAGCTCCGCAGAGTCCCTCAACCAGAGTTCAGTGGAGGCTTCAGAAATTCACCAGTCTTCCATGGAGCAAGGAAGCCATTCGGGTAttcacagcaaacagcagcagtttcaaCGGACTGGGAGTACTGGTTTGAGTCGGAAGGACAGCCTTACAAAAGCACAATTATACGGAACCCTTCTGAACTAGGCATCTTCTGAAATGGCAATAAGACAACAAACTAAAGGAAGCAAAGAGCATTTGATATTTCTAGTGAACAATAAGGTTCTAAGAAACAGgattattataaaatatatattcataacGGTACtatatgtttaaaacaaaatctcttcAAAAATGTTATACAGCACTTTTCACTTAACATCCTTTCCACGTGGGAGACCGTCCCCTCCCCTCTTTTATAaacctgaagtatttttataacaaaaatgGTATTTATTAGACTATCCTAACTATTTGAGCAGAATTCTTTTCCCTTCAAGCAggtttcttatttatttttgtgcatgAGGCCATCTGTGCCTAAACTCTTGGAGGAAAAGGGTAAAATCATGACAGCggtgataaaaaataaatccacctgataaaataccataaaatgtcatgtgaaaacaaaacaaacaagaatggTGAATTTGaagaagtatattttttaacaagaaTGGAATTGTATCTTAAGTTATTTCatacaaatgtatttatgaGTGACTAATGTATGCACAAAGTGATActaatattttgttcttttaatccactgtgtttctgctttcctaTTTTTCCTTGTATACTACCTCAAAAGTAATTGAGGGTTTCTTTGTCACATTTTCTGTAGGCTTGCATTTATATTGTCTAAAATGCATGCAGTGTCAtaattaataatgtattttgcattACTTAATAAAAGACACCAGTGGAGATATTTTGAGGTgagttttttccttcattaaaacATACCCTGGACAACAGAACATGGAATTGCTGTGGGTGGCATCGGTGCAGCAAGTTAACAAGTAAAGTTCCTAGTTTAGACTGCTTTCTAAAGGAGCCTCTCTTTCCCTGTGAGCTCCAGAGCACTGGCTGTCAGTCCACGTCCCCTGGGTGTAGAAGGAGAGCTTCTCATCAGCCTGTGAAAAGTaaacaagggaaagaaactgTTTATCAACAGGCTTGAAATCACCGGGCAGGGCTctgcacacagaaaagaaaatcgAAAACTACTTGAAAAATTGTGGGTTAAGCTCCTCCTCCATTACACACATACTTGACACAATCCTTCAGGTCTTTAGGACTGTTACCTTCCATAGTTAacctttttttcatatgtaGCTTGGTATTTCTAACAAAGAGATTTTTCTAAAGCTGAAGGGAAGTCTGGCCTTCTGTAGCCGGTGGGAACTTCCCCCCTGGCTCAGGGAAGCTGTAGTTTTACCTATACTTTTTGCATTTCCTCCATCAAGTTTTCTGTGTGCCACCATGTCACCATTTGGGAGCGTACGCCTTGGACAGCAGCAGAATGGAAAGAACAAAAGgacaagaggagaaaaacaaaaaacagataAAGGGAAATCTTGTAGATTTCCTTCCTGGCTTCAGTATTGCTGCTTGGTAAGAGGCAGAGTACAGCAATAAACATTTAGTAGTTCTTTTAAGACATGTTCATGGAACACATATCCTATACTTGAAATAGTGACTCTTACCAGCCCTTGTAAGACTTTATTTAGTGCACTATGTGGTAGTAATTGGGGACATCACTGTTGAAGTCTGAACTAGTTCCTTACAAAGCTAAAATAATGACCTACAATTCAGTaccaataaagaaaaaaagaattttttctgCTGATTCTCTGAAAGCAGTTACCTGGCAAGTGATTATGAGTCAGGACTACAGAACTGCTCCTTTCATACGTAGTATCTTAAATCATGAGGCCACAGAGTCAATGCACTTGGCATCAGCAATTCCCACAGCTCTTTGTATTCTTCATGGATCATATAAAAACTTGACCATTATTGATGTGTACAAGTACTTGCTGTGCTGTTTGGAAGATCTGGCACCAAGTCTCTACAGTTTCTCCAAGATCTGTAGCAGCACTGGTGAACAATGGTAGCTAATAACATCACACAGGTAAGGCACAATATAACTCTAAAGTGAGGCTTATTTCAGTACAAAAGCTATAACACACCTTGTGGTTTTTGTGCTCCCATACTTGCTCACAGTGAGTGTGAGTGGCAGGTCATGCCACAAATAATTCCACGAAGTCCATAAAAAAAGGCATAGAATAAAGTCTCCGAAGGCCAACTTCTTACGGCAGAATCTGACCTGTTGTAAATAGACCTAGAGATCCAGAAAAGCTGTTATTTCCCCTTTGAAACTAtaagacagaaaacagatgagaaataaACTCATTGTTGACTCATTCAGGTGTATAAAATTCAGACAATCTCTAAGGCAAGACATTAATTTCTCTGGTCAATGAATACAAGGATTTGTATGCAAGAAGTGAAAATTAACTGTTATCTCACCTAAGAAAATATGTATGGAACATTTACTATGGAACAGTAAATCATTATATTTATGAACTAGAACACAGTATCAGACTAATCTTTTATAATAGCATTCATTATTTGACACAACACTGCTATTTTGGcaattacataaaattaagtttctgCTAGATATTATGTTTCTGATTACTTAATATCCTGTTCTATTATATTCTTTCATACAACTGCAGTTACAAAGTCTGCATTTATGCTTCACTTGAATCTTTTTCCCAGTTTATGTGACTAATATGTAGATTGAAACCAGTCTTCTCAGCCAGTTAGCACTGCACCTTGTAAAATAGCCTGTAACCTTGTAATATTTTTCCGTAACGTAATTCTGTTGCAGAACAATATGTAACCCTATAACGAATTTCAACTGAATCAATCAAAATGGATCAAAAAGTTCTTCAGCtttactgttttgattttttattttaatttctccttaCTCAGAAAAATTGACAGTAAGTTTGCAAATTTTCTatgaatatgagaaaaaaatttaaataattcacCTAAATTCCCTCAGATTTATGGGTAAATTCTCTCAGATTAATGGGTTTAGCTACTATGGTTTGGCTTAATTTTTCTAAACACAAAGAATTTTGAACGATTATAATAaagggttctttttttttttttttttggtgcattCAGTTTAGATTTCTTGAGATAACCACAGAGAGAGACCGGAGGCATAAGGCTAGAAAGATAATAGGTGTTATTTGCAAtagatttaaattttatttgtagtGCTATCTGAATGTTTTCTTACCTTCAGTTTTCACACTGGGAGAAAATCATCCAAAAGGTCCTGTCATAAGGAAGATTTTTGGAGTATGTCattggaggtatttaaaaccAACTGCCCACTTTTCTCCACTTGGTCTCTCCAGACTCCCTGTGGTGCGCTGTGGCTTCAGGAGGGCCCTGTTGTGCCACCAGACAACCTGTTTGGCCCAAGTACGCATTTAATAGTCACTGGCAGAGGCTTTAGGAGATTGAACGTGGTTGAAAATAGACAAAGTATAGAAGgtgggagagaaaaatcaataaCCACTTGTTCAAAAGAAGAAGATATGCTTTGACCCAGGTGAACAGGGTGGTAGACCTGTCTGCTGGAGCTTTCTTCAGAGCACTTACTTTCTGAGGGACATTTCTGATGGAGAGCAGCATCTAAAACATTGTCTTCAGAACAGCTTACTTCCATATTTCACTCAAGCAGGTGTGGTTTGATGAACTTGACTCTACTTTTACATTCATTTAATGACAAGTGACtccagaaatgcaaaacaatagATCTTCAGCCAAAGAAAAGGGCGGCAGACCCCTCCACTGCAGTGGCTGAGACTTTGCCTCAAAATACCTTTTCCCAAGGACATAAATgctcaattttcttttaagcattATAAAAATGTCAGGATGTCTCCATGTTGCCACAAAACCTCAGTTTTCCAAATGACATCTGAAGTAGTCAAATGCAGGGTTTGTAGGTAGCTATAGCAggatttttgctttgatttattatttaatttgctacgaggaagaacagaaagggTAGGGAGAAGAAGTGGCAAGTCCTCAACAGTGCAGTGAAGCAGAAGAtgagaaatgtcattttaatgaatgaaaaccaaaagcaaaatgtaCATGGCACAGAACACTGATCAGGGAAAAACAAAGGGGACTTAAAGAGATCAGAGTGAAGCATATCAAATCACATATTAAAACAGATAAGAATACAAAAAAGATACCAGGGAAACAAGGTGCAATTCACTATGAACAACAGTGCATAAGTATTATGAAatgatgaaaagcaaatgcattttttgaggtgtgaaaatacttttctcacTCCAAATTAAGGctaaaaaaagtacaaaatctCAATAATTTTGAATAACATATACCACTTCTTTAAGCTTTCTAGAAGTTTAGAAACAGCTAAAATTTCTAAGTTTAAATAATGCAAGCCACAAAATAGGTAGTTTTCAATTCAACAGTTTCTAACTTCCTCTCCCAAActagaaaatgtattaaactaatcccttccccttccagcacttttaattaaaatgaatttccACTCCAACATATATCACAGAGCATGATTATACAGCTATTTAGATTAATTTCCccttgtttaattttaaaatactaattaacATCTTTTGGACTTTCCTATAAAATTCTTATCCCCCGTTCATGTTTACAGCCTTGTAATCCTTACAGACTATTACCATATCTCTCCTTAAATATTGCTTAAATTGTGCAGATGAAGTCCTCTCAgtttttccttggaaaacaCTCCATTCAGGGCTCTAGCTGTTTCTAATTCTTTTCAAGGAACACCCTCATCACCTTTCCACTGCTGAACACCAGAATACTTTAATATGAACACCGAGTTGTTCAAACCCACTGTACAAAAAAGCAGTATAAGGAAAGGAAGGGACGGCACAGATTAGAGCATCTGTGTGTGTGATGCTCCCAGCACTGAAGTTCTCAGTAAATGCAGGGAGTTGGTCAGAGGCATCCGTAAGAAAAGCCTTACtcaaacaaaatgtattttcatatagCCAAATTTAAAGGTTTGCATTTTGAGGCAAAGAAGGCCAGGCCATATTTCAGAATGGGAGCTTGTTGCCTCGGAATCAGTGTATTTTTCATATACTTCCCTTTCATGTGTCCAGAATTTCTTCAGCACTTACGCAGTAGGACCTGGATGCTCTCAAAGAGCTCTGGGTTTGCTCATGGTGAACTTGAGCCCTGTG
This genomic stretch from Falco naumanni isolate bFalNau1 chromosome 7, bFalNau1.pat, whole genome shotgun sequence harbors:
- the BEGAIN gene encoding brain-enriched guanylate kinase-associated protein isoform X2, with the translated sequence MESLSKGSISPVKPEGAMPGRLTKQEAVGRVAEEKACSASTSTCVPGVGTDVERKLSGDLTMNSYSKRCSSSEDSFELQGSARSEAKSFVKSKNKDEGYRPHRSKHCQKGGEKTHGLEHSSLYPTEVGNASQKLQRQKKTHKKSSSSASDLSLVSQGSSSSLSIVEEKIEAKLKFSQFINEVTFRVLDPMSLRAYRAAKLKNTFPPSVRSLDDLHIKRKSSESWKENILDGKTHEEVDLESLRSDDIVAEPRIRKLEKSLSLDTAPSLRSLDNGASCRTRSGLPVEIMISQSKEMPATKSASLPRSTSMASAADMEKISTLQEQKGELRKRLSYTTHKLEMLETEFDSTRQYLEIELRRAQEELEKVTEKLRRIQNNYLALQRINQDLEDKLYRMGQHYEEEKRALSHEIIALNNHLIEAKVTIDKLSEDNELYRKDCNLAAQLLQCSKNYDRAHKLSELPSDFQERVSIHLEKHGCSLSVPLCHTSYADTIPTCVIAKVLEKPDPNSLSSHLSSPSTRDLSFQDSAGKLGQRPQYKSDIYCSDTALYCPEERRRERRQSVDTQVKDVGFLRSQNSTDSTVEEDGFHSSFSHEAFPEYITSLPTSSSYSSFSVTSEEKENAQANTLTASQQAIYMSNRDELFERKSPAGYEHQGSPRFAKSKPVQHMELADDNENSPTFTRTLPPYANEPFHFSAITPQQALANQKMRNECRSTHLSEEDLPGRWRQLSVEDIGAYSYRNAGRLSPCSFSEQYYSSPIKKGDSRTSPIYASYKADSCSEGDDICQSRLVDSCFLRTDSGLNIDISTSCKQDKLPTYKTKEPRDQKNERITVQLCSSKNIENSPVLKREYVDVSPNSSAESLNQSSVEASEIHQSSMEQGSHSGIHSKQQQFQRTGSTGLSRKDSLTKAQLYGTLLN